One Theropithecus gelada isolate Dixy chromosome 3, Tgel_1.0, whole genome shotgun sequence genomic window carries:
- the LUZP6 gene encoding leucine zipper protein 6 produces the protein MPLSDPSWMLITYCTKAITGFCIKSVISYALYQVQTGSLPVYSSVLTKSPLQLQTGIYRLIVQIQHLNIPSSSTHSSPF, from the exons ATGCCTCTCTCAGACCCATCTTGGATGCTGATTACTTATTGCACCAAAGCTATCACTGGG TTTTGTATTAAATCAGTCATTTCATATGCACTATATCAAGTACAAACAGGTAGTTTACCTGTTTATAGTAGTGTACTAACAAAGTCTCCCTTGCAGCTTCAGACTGGTATCTATAGGCTTATCGTTCAAATACAGCACTTGAATATCCCAAGTAGTTCTACGCATAGCTCACCTTTCTAA